One stretch of Pedobacter riviphilus DNA includes these proteins:
- a CDS encoding RagB/SusD family nutrient uptake outer membrane protein codes for MKKSIFYIAALAVSSQLFVSCKKQLDVNPRERILETGYYKTPAEALTSLISVYDVLGNQSSGYLTKVNILSAGSDDHFAGGDSPSDIGDLQTINNYTLTSTSGAASHLWGKGFTGVYRANVFLQKVNGSGLDDATKTRYIAEVKALRAIYYFDLVRLFKNIPLLTDVVEPSAMFDVLQVPADQVYALIVKDLSEAIPNLPTTVPVASQGGRLTQGAVHAVLGKVYMWQQKWTEAAAEFALVNGPSPGASTYGYKLLPNFADLWNVKNKFNSESILEIVYNTTSDMGWGTVGSREGNVMSILVGPRNYVPVNAALAPDYISGWSFLPFTKDFFDQIHYDPRNKATVANLDSLEKANIVTYKHAYANTGYFIEKYAGRTSTKAASGQLELNFGQDMYEIRLADTYLLEAEALLKSGAGVGAGTKAYQVFNAVRARVGLNPLPVTMDNIMRERRLELAAEGHRWFDLVRWGLAPTVLAGKGFKAGRNEIFPIPERELANSKILQSKEWGGSK; via the coding sequence ATGAAAAAAAGTATTTTTTATATCGCGGCTTTGGCCGTCTCATCACAATTGTTTGTCTCTTGCAAAAAACAGTTGGATGTAAATCCAAGAGAACGCATTTTGGAGACTGGTTATTACAAAACGCCTGCAGAAGCATTAACATCGCTCATTTCGGTGTATGACGTTCTGGGAAATCAGTCTTCAGGATACCTAACGAAAGTGAATATTTTATCGGCAGGTTCTGATGACCATTTTGCCGGAGGCGATTCGCCATCTGATATCGGCGATTTACAAACCATCAATAACTACACCTTAACTTCTACCTCTGGGGCGGCCAGCCATTTATGGGGCAAGGGCTTTACCGGTGTTTACCGCGCTAATGTATTTTTACAGAAAGTAAATGGTTCAGGTTTAGACGATGCCACTAAAACGCGGTACATTGCAGAAGTTAAAGCTTTAAGGGCAATCTATTACTTCGATCTGGTTAGGTTATTTAAGAACATTCCTTTGTTAACCGATGTGGTTGAGCCTAGTGCCATGTTTGATGTATTACAGGTTCCTGCAGATCAGGTTTATGCTTTAATTGTTAAAGATTTATCGGAAGCTATTCCTAATTTGCCAACTACGGTTCCAGTCGCTTCGCAAGGTGGCAGGCTTACTCAAGGTGCCGTACATGCAGTTTTAGGTAAAGTGTACATGTGGCAGCAAAAGTGGACTGAAGCTGCGGCCGAATTTGCATTGGTAAACGGACCTAGCCCTGGAGCGAGCACATATGGCTATAAACTACTGCCAAACTTTGCCGATTTATGGAACGTTAAAAATAAATTCAATTCAGAATCGATTCTGGAAATTGTGTATAACACCACCTCTGATATGGGCTGGGGAACAGTAGGCAGCCGCGAAGGTAACGTAATGAGTATTTTGGTTGGCCCGCGTAACTATGTGCCTGTAAATGCAGCTTTGGCTCCCGATTATATTTCAGGCTGGAGTTTCTTGCCTTTCACTAAAGATTTCTTTGATCAGATTCATTACGACCCGAGGAATAAAGCAACCGTTGCCAATCTGGATAGTTTGGAAAAGGCAAATATTGTTACCTATAAACATGCATATGCCAATACCGGATATTTTATAGAAAAATACGCTGGCCGTACTTCTACCAAAGCGGCCAGTGGCCAGTTAGAACTTAATTTTGGTCAGGATATGTATGAAATCCGTTTAGCCGATACTTATTTGTTAGAGGCAGAAGCATTGCTAAAAAGTGGTGCAGGTGTTGGTGCCGGAACAAAAGCTTATCAAGTATTTAACGCGGTAAGGGCAAGGGTGGGCTTAAATCCGCTACCGGTAACTATGGATAACATTATGCGCGAGCGCCGTTTGGAGCTTGCCGCAGAAGGACACCGCTGGTTTGATTTGGTACGATGGGGCCTGGCGCCAACTGTATTAGCTGGTAAAGGTTTTAAAGCCGGTAGAAACGAAATCTTTCCAATTCCGGAAAGAGAACTGGCCAACTCTAAAATTTTACAAAGTAAAGAATGGGGCGGTTCTAAATAA
- a CDS encoding SusC/RagA family TonB-linked outer membrane protein, with the protein MRGRFTFVFFIYCLLAFPFALMAQDIPVTGKVTEQNGAPLPGATVKLDGTTRAASTDANGVFTIQAPVGAKLTINLIGMTAQTVTVPAGGRINVTLTADSKDLTEVVVVGYGTQKKSVVTGSISSVKAKDLESMPINRVEQALQGRTSGLTIASGNGQPGTSSTVRVRGYTSFASGGNNDPLWVVDGVIVDNGGIGYLNQADIESIEVLKDAASQAIYGARAANGVIIITTKKGKAGLISVNYNGFYGTSAPAKKLDLLNATQYATIRNESAANSGLPQPYANPAALGVGTDWQDQVFNDDARRQTHEFSVSGGNDKFTIYSSMGYIKQDGIVASPISKWNRANVRINSTYKPAKWITFGENLGYSHSVNSSLGNTNSEFGGPLSSAINLDPITPVVETDPALIAKSPYTIANTLRDANGFPYGISPIVGQEMTNPVAYMQTRLGNYSWDHNIVGNAFAEIEPIANLKFRSSLGTKVAFYGGDSYTPLFYLNSSSKNDKKSFYREINTVLNYNWENTLSYSRNFGKHHAFIIVGQGYYMDNNSRSLNTTYQNIIANSFYEANLNYDPGTANKLVGGGDGTLHVVNSLFTRVTYDYDEKYLFTGIIRRDGSSRFGTNNRFGYFPSFSLGWVPSKEAFWKENDIVNFLKIRGGYGVTGNDALGDFRYVSLVSSGRNYTFGTTDQSMIGWSPAALSNPDLKWEETRQTNIGFDATLFTNFTLSAEYFKKKTVGVLQTPDIPLYVGAAGGPTQNVGDMQNTGFEFELGYRKKIGEFNLGVNGNISFLKNKVTKLLPGKTFIEDNAQSFQTMGNFTRTGLGRSFNEYYGYDMLGIFQTQAEIDGYVGPAGTKLQPNAKPGDIKYANLNGDNEINSSDRTFLGSPIPKYTYGLTINLAYKNWDLVAFGNGVGGNQIFQGLRRLDVTYANWQTKILDRWTPSNPSTTMPRIVETDPNGNYIKFSKLYLEKGDYFRLKTLQVGYTLPQNVSKKIGAQKVRAYLMSENLWTITKYTGYDPEIGGTVLGVDRGVYPQARSFMIGLNVGF; encoded by the coding sequence ATGAGAGGAAGATTTACATTCGTATTCTTCATTTACTGTCTCCTGGCTTTCCCGTTTGCCTTAATGGCGCAAGACATTCCGGTTACAGGAAAGGTAACAGAGCAAAATGGCGCACCGCTACCTGGTGCCACAGTTAAGTTAGATGGAACGACAAGAGCAGCATCGACTGATGCCAATGGTGTATTTACCATTCAGGCTCCGGTAGGCGCAAAGCTCACCATCAATTTAATCGGTATGACGGCACAAACGGTAACTGTTCCGGCAGGAGGCCGCATTAATGTAACGCTGACAGCTGATTCAAAAGACCTGACCGAGGTAGTGGTAGTGGGTTATGGTACACAAAAGAAGAGTGTGGTAACCGGCTCTATTTCGAGCGTTAAAGCCAAAGATTTAGAAAGCATGCCCATTAACAGGGTAGAGCAGGCTTTGCAAGGCAGAACATCTGGTTTAACCATTGCCAGTGGTAACGGACAGCCAGGTACCTCTTCTACCGTTCGGGTGAGGGGATATACTTCTTTTGCTTCGGGGGGTAATAATGATCCGCTTTGGGTTGTAGATGGGGTAATTGTAGATAACGGTGGCATAGGTTACCTGAACCAGGCCGATATCGAATCTATCGAAGTTTTAAAAGATGCAGCCTCGCAGGCTATTTATGGTGCCCGGGCTGCTAATGGGGTAATTATTATTACAACCAAAAAAGGTAAAGCAGGTTTAATAAGCGTAAATTATAACGGCTTCTACGGTACTTCTGCACCTGCCAAAAAACTCGATTTATTAAATGCCACCCAGTATGCTACCATCAGAAACGAATCAGCCGCTAACTCCGGATTACCACAGCCCTATGCAAATCCGGCTGCTTTAGGTGTAGGTACCGACTGGCAGGATCAGGTGTTTAACGATGATGCCCGCCGCCAGACACATGAGTTCAGCGTTAGTGGAGGAAACGATAAATTTACCATCTACAGTTCGATGGGCTACATTAAACAGGATGGTATTGTTGCCAGCCCTATTTCTAAATGGAACAGGGCAAACGTAAGGATCAATTCTACCTATAAACCGGCAAAATGGATTACTTTTGGCGAAAATTTAGGTTATAGCCATTCGGTAAACAGCAGTTTAGGTAACACCAATAGCGAATTTGGCGGACCATTAAGCTCGGCCATTAACCTCGATCCGATTACGCCGGTAGTAGAAACCGACCCGGCTTTAATTGCCAAATCGCCTTATACCATTGCAAACACTTTAAGAGATGCTAACGGATTCCCTTATGGTATCTCGCCGATTGTTGGTCAGGAAATGACTAACCCGGTAGCTTATATGCAAACCCGCCTGGGTAATTACAGCTGGGACCACAACATTGTTGGTAACGCTTTTGCGGAGATTGAACCCATCGCCAATTTGAAATTCAGATCAAGTTTAGGTACTAAAGTAGCCTTCTATGGTGGTGATTCGTACACCCCGCTTTTTTACCTGAACTCTTCTTCTAAAAATGATAAAAAATCATTCTACCGCGAAATTAATACGGTATTAAACTATAACTGGGAAAATACTTTAAGCTACTCGCGCAACTTTGGTAAACACCATGCTTTCATTATTGTGGGGCAAGGGTATTACATGGATAACAACAGCAGAAGTTTAAATACTACCTACCAGAATATCATTGCCAATAGCTTTTACGAAGCGAATTTAAACTATGATCCTGGAACCGCTAATAAACTTGTAGGTGGGGGTGATGGAACGTTACATGTTGTAAACTCATTATTTACCCGTGTTACTTACGATTATGATGAAAAATACCTGTTTACCGGTATTATCAGGCGTGATGGTTCATCGCGTTTTGGTACCAATAACCGTTTCGGTTATTTTCCTTCGTTCTCATTGGGTTGGGTGCCTTCAAAAGAGGCTTTCTGGAAAGAAAATGATATCGTGAATTTCTTGAAAATCCGCGGAGGTTATGGGGTTACCGGTAACGATGCTTTGGGCGATTTCAGGTACGTTTCTTTAGTTAGTAGTGGCCGTAACTATACCTTCGGTACAACCGATCAAAGTATGATAGGCTGGAGCCCTGCTGCTTTATCTAACCCCGATCTGAAATGGGAAGAAACCCGCCAGACCAATATTGGTTTTGATGCAACCCTGTTTACCAATTTTACCTTATCGGCAGAGTATTTCAAAAAGAAAACTGTTGGGGTATTGCAAACGCCAGATATTCCATTGTACGTTGGCGCAGCTGGAGGCCCGACACAAAACGTGGGCGATATGCAAAATACAGGTTTTGAGTTCGAACTGGGCTACCGCAAAAAAATTGGCGAATTTAACCTGGGTGTAAACGGAAATATATCCTTCCTTAAAAATAAAGTGACCAAGTTATTACCGGGTAAAACCTTTATCGAAGATAATGCACAAAGCTTCCAAACCATGGGCAACTTTACGAGGACCGGCTTAGGCAGATCTTTCAACGAATACTATGGTTACGATATGCTTGGTATTTTCCAAACCCAGGCAGAAATTGATGGTTATGTTGGTCCGGCCGGTACTAAATTACAGCCTAACGCTAAACCAGGTGATATTAAATATGCCAACTTAAATGGCGATAATGAAATCAATTCATCAGACAGGACGTTTTTAGGCAGCCCGATTCCTAAATACACCTATGGTTTAACCATTAACCTGGCGTATAAAAACTGGGATCTGGTGGCTTTCGGTAATGGTGTTGGCGGAAACCAGATTTTTCAGGGCTTACGTCGTTTAGATGTTACCTATGCCAACTGGCAAACCAAAATATTAGACCGCTGGACGCCTTCTAACCCGTCTACTACCATGCCGCGTATTGTTGAAACTGATCCGAACGGAAACTACATCAAGTTTTCGAAACTATACCTGGAAAAAGGCGATTATTTCAGATTAAAAACCTTACAGGTGGGTTATACCCTTCCTCAAAATGTATCGAAAAAAATTGGTGCGCAAAAAGTGAGAGCTTATTTAATGAGCGAAAACTTATGGACCATTACTAAATACACGGGATATGATCCAGAAATCGGCGGAACGGTATTAGGTGTAGACCGTGGTGTTTACCCGCAGGCACGTTCATTTATGATTGGTTTAAATGTTGGATTTTAA
- a CDS encoding triple tyrosine motif-containing protein, with the protein MDNVYPSKEVIAGTYAGLQEINYDGSRFTNGGKIAGINETLRFIVADNNNPDLIWASHPYHGVYKIELKPDHKSILRTTLCSDRDGLPTKLYNYVFRLKNRVVIATISGIFEYSMASKKFTRFKLLGAALNGVPIQYLKEDNDGNIWFVTNKKVGVIDFHRPQGKNAFSILYLPELNGKVVGGFESIYTPDSKNIFIGANKGAYHINYQKYIQNITRPDVVLGTVKLMGNKDSVVFGGYFVNKGSIVARQDLNEIPEYVYSLNSIHFEYASTLFEHDKNIKFSYQLIGFDNEWSAWNTKSEKDYTNLPAGKYTFNVKASTGISNESEVVSYTFVVLPAWYNTIWMRMVYLVLIVMALRLIIRWQKKKHIKEQERMSYLHQLELDRNEKEIVRLQNEKLEADVNYKNKELSTMTMHLVQRGKVLAKIKEVISAVIKNHDLNESSPSFRHLIRLIKDVEKKDQELDHMSVHFNHVNTEFFARLKDLYPDLSQNDLKFCAYLSMNLSSKEMAQLMNVTIKAIEVGRYRLRKKLQLKPETNLYEFLIEIARQKTS; encoded by the coding sequence ATGGATAATGTTTACCCGAGTAAAGAGGTAATTGCGGGTACTTACGCCGGACTACAAGAAATAAATTACGATGGAAGCCGCTTTACTAACGGTGGCAAAATTGCCGGAATTAACGAAACGCTGCGCTTTATTGTGGCCGATAACAATAATCCCGATCTGATATGGGCTTCGCATCCTTACCATGGTGTATATAAGATAGAACTAAAGCCCGATCATAAAAGTATCCTGCGTACTACCTTATGCTCTGATCGGGATGGCTTGCCTACCAAGCTCTATAATTACGTGTTTCGCCTTAAAAACAGGGTGGTAATTGCCACTATAAGCGGAATTTTTGAATATAGTATGGCCAGTAAAAAGTTTACCCGTTTTAAATTGTTGGGGGCTGCACTCAATGGTGTTCCCATCCAGTACCTTAAAGAAGATAACGATGGCAATATCTGGTTTGTTACCAATAAAAAGGTAGGGGTAATCGATTTCCACAGGCCCCAGGGTAAAAATGCTTTCAGTATTTTATACCTGCCCGAGCTAAACGGCAAAGTGGTTGGTGGTTTCGAATCGATATATACGCCCGATAGCAAAAACATATTTATAGGGGCCAACAAAGGTGCTTACCATATCAATTACCAGAAATACATTCAGAATATAACCCGGCCAGATGTAGTGTTAGGCACGGTTAAATTAATGGGTAATAAAGACAGTGTGGTTTTTGGAGGCTATTTTGTAAACAAAGGGAGCATTGTGGCCCGCCAGGATCTGAATGAAATACCTGAATATGTGTACAGCTTAAATTCTATCCATTTCGAATATGCCTCTACACTTTTTGAGCACGATAAAAACATTAAATTCAGCTACCAGCTTATTGGTTTTGATAACGAATGGTCGGCATGGAATACTAAAAGTGAAAAAGACTATACCAATTTACCTGCCGGGAAATATACCTTTAATGTAAAGGCCAGTACCGGTATCAGTAACGAATCGGAAGTAGTGAGTTATACATTCGTGGTTTTGCCTGCCTGGTACAATACCATTTGGATGCGTATGGTTTACCTTGTTTTGATTGTAATGGCTCTGAGGTTAATTATCAGGTGGCAAAAAAAGAAGCACATTAAAGAACAGGAACGCATGAGTTACCTGCACCAGCTGGAACTGGATCGGAACGAAAAAGAAATTGTAAGGCTGCAGAACGAAAAGCTTGAAGCTGATGTAAATTATAAAAACAAAGAACTTTCTACCATGACCATGCATCTGGTTCAGCGTGGTAAAGTCTTGGCAAAAATTAAAGAAGTTATATCTGCGGTAATTAAAAACCACGATCTTAACGAAAGCTCGCCAAGTTTCAGGCACCTGATCAGGCTGATTAAAGATGTAGAAAAGAAAGATCAGGAACTGGATCATATGAGTGTGCATTTTAACCATGTAAATACCGAGTTCTTTGCCAGGCTAAAAGATCTTTATCCAGACCTAAGCCAGAACGATCTGAAATTCTGCGCTTACCTGTCGATGAATCTTTCTTCAAAAGAAATGGCCCAGCTGATGAATGTGACCATTAAGGCTATAGAAGTGGGACGTTATCGCCTTAGAAAGAAACTTCAGCTTAAGCCAGAAACCAATTTGTACGAATTCCTGATCGAAATAGCACGACAGAAAACGTCTTAA
- a CDS encoding glycoside hydrolase family 30 protein, with product MAQGQPQMWLTKADRTALFTRQSTGLSLVNAKNKQPTIFVNDKEIFQSIDGFGFALTGGSAQHIIKMSAPARAALLKELFATDGNNIGVSYIRLSIGASDLNEKVFSYNDLPEGQTDLTQAKFDLGPDKMDVIPVMKEILAINPKLKIMGSPWSPPLWMKTTYDARGGMLKPEYYDAYSRYFVRYVQEMQKEGIPIDAITVQNEPLHPGNNPSLLMVAPDQALFVKKFLGPAFAKANIKTKIIVYDHNADRPDYPISILDDPEAKKYIDGSAFHLYGGKIESLTDVHNAHPDKNIYFSEQMVVESPDAATINIVNPVKRLIIGATRNWSKNVLEWNLAADPENKPYTDRGGCSMCQGAVTISGDKYSRNLAYFSIAHVSKFVRPGSVRIASNEPDGLANVAFKTPDGKHVLIVANTGKEAASFNISQNGKTYAAALDKGAVATYIW from the coding sequence ATGGCACAAGGCCAGCCACAAATGTGGTTAACCAAAGCCGATCGTACGGCCTTATTTACCCGTCAATCTACCGGTTTAAGTTTGGTCAACGCCAAAAATAAGCAACCTACCATTTTTGTAAACGATAAAGAAATTTTTCAAAGTATAGATGGTTTTGGTTTTGCCTTAACAGGGGGAAGTGCACAGCATATTATTAAAATGTCGGCACCAGCCAGAGCGGCTTTATTGAAGGAGTTATTTGCTACTGATGGAAACAATATTGGAGTGAGTTATATCCGCCTGAGCATTGGTGCTTCTGATTTAAATGAAAAAGTATTTTCTTATAACGACCTTCCCGAAGGACAAACCGATTTAACGCAGGCTAAATTTGACCTCGGCCCAGATAAAATGGATGTGATTCCGGTAATGAAGGAAATCCTTGCGATCAACCCCAAACTAAAAATTATGGGCTCGCCATGGTCTCCTCCCTTATGGATGAAAACCACTTACGATGCCCGAGGCGGGATGTTAAAGCCCGAATATTATGATGCTTACTCCAGGTACTTTGTAAGGTATGTACAGGAAATGCAAAAGGAAGGTATTCCTATTGATGCGATTACCGTTCAAAATGAGCCTTTACACCCGGGTAATAATCCCAGCTTGCTTATGGTTGCACCAGATCAGGCACTTTTTGTAAAGAAATTCTTAGGGCCTGCTTTTGCAAAGGCCAATATTAAAACCAAAATTATTGTGTACGACCACAATGCTGACCGACCTGATTATCCGATCAGCATTTTAGATGATCCTGAAGCCAAAAAATATATCGATGGATCGGCCTTTCATCTGTACGGAGGTAAAATAGAATCTTTAACCGATGTGCATAATGCCCATCCCGATAAAAACATCTATTTCTCTGAGCAAATGGTGGTTGAATCGCCCGATGCCGCAACCATCAATATCGTAAATCCGGTAAAACGTTTAATTATTGGTGCTACGCGTAACTGGAGCAAAAACGTTTTGGAATGGAACCTCGCTGCCGACCCTGAAAATAAGCCTTATACCGATAGGGGCGGTTGCTCCATGTGCCAGGGGGCAGTTACCATTAGTGGCGATAAGTATAGCCGTAACCTAGCCTACTTTTCCATTGCCCATGTTTCGAAATTTGTAAGGCCGGGCTCGGTACGCATTGCTTCTAATGAGCCGGATGGTTTAGCTAACGTTGCATTTAAAACACCTGATGGTAAACATGTGCTTATTGTGGCCAATACCGGTAAAGAAGCTGCTTCCTTTAACATCAGTCAAAATGGTAAAACATACGCTGCGGCGCTCGATAAGGGCGCAGTAGCCACTTATATCTGGTAA
- a CDS encoding two-component regulator propeller domain-containing protein, producing MKRLLLAILFFLTVYCAQAQVLLGIPQVVNYNNEQYNGGIQNWDVEQDKNGILYFGNNEGLLTFNGRYWNLFRLPNLTSVRSVGIDSKNRIYVGGQDEFGYFYPNAQGVLKYTSLLNLLPENMRKLADIWGVSIVRDEVFFRSIHAILHYKDGVIKSYKTNTTWLFMGAAKGKVFSQSSDSGLMIYDHEIWKPFCVDSVLNRSGITAVLPYGGDTLLVSMLKKGFFLIVNHQLKPLKTSLDQVFLNERVYFTTQISPDLYGVATTSGGVYIMNKQGNLVQKYNYKEGLQNNNVRGILLDKDKNMWLALDDGIAYVAINSAVKSIYPDRNKQITSYAFRKYGGSIYIGTSYGLYRTKINTAMPDLSYSTASFEEVKNTKGQVWGLDEINNQLLMAHEDGTLLVKDDAATRCTAQLVPGCTKAWIMFTRVKR from the coding sequence ATGAAGAGACTTCTACTGGCTATATTATTCTTCCTGACTGTTTATTGTGCCCAGGCCCAGGTGCTACTGGGGATTCCACAAGTGGTAAATTACAATAACGAGCAGTATAATGGCGGTATTCAGAACTGGGATGTAGAGCAGGATAAAAATGGTATCCTCTATTTTGGCAATAATGAGGGGCTGCTTACTTTTAACGGCCGCTATTGGAACCTGTTCAGGTTGCCCAATCTTACCTCGGTACGTTCGGTGGGGATCGACTCTAAAAACCGAATTTACGTGGGCGGGCAAGATGAGTTTGGATATTTCTACCCGAATGCGCAAGGTGTTTTAAAATACACATCGCTACTAAACCTGCTGCCTGAAAACATGCGGAAACTAGCCGATATATGGGGCGTTTCAATTGTGCGCGATGAAGTGTTTTTTAGGTCGATACATGCCATTCTGCATTATAAAGACGGGGTAATTAAAAGTTATAAAACCAATACTACCTGGCTGTTTATGGGCGCGGCAAAGGGGAAAGTTTTTTCACAATCATCTGATTCGGGCCTGATGATTTACGACCACGAAATATGGAAGCCTTTTTGCGTAGACAGCGTTTTAAACCGCTCGGGCATTACAGCGGTATTGCCTTATGGTGGCGATACCTTATTGGTTTCGATGTTAAAAAAAGGCTTCTTTCTCATCGTTAACCACCAGCTAAAACCTTTAAAAACCAGTTTGGATCAGGTTTTTTTAAACGAAAGGGTTTATTTTACCACTCAAATCAGTCCGGATTTATATGGTGTAGCCACCACCTCTGGCGGGGTGTACATTATGAACAAGCAGGGTAACCTGGTACAGAAATACAACTATAAAGAGGGCTTACAAAACAATAATGTAAGGGGCATACTGCTTGATAAGGATAAGAACATGTGGCTGGCCCTTGATGATGGAATTGCCTATGTGGCCATAAACAGTGCTGTTAAAAGTATTTATCCCGATCGAAATAAGCAGATTACCAGTTACGCTTTTCGTAAATATGGCGGATCGATCTACATTGGTACCTCTTATGGTTTGTACCGCACTAAAATTAATACGGCTATGCCCGATTTAAGCTATTCGACAGCCAGTTTTGAAGAGGTAAAGAACACCAAGGGGCAGGTATGGGGGCTTGATGAAATTAACAACCAGTTGCTAATGGCACACGAGGACGGGACCCTACTCGTGAAAGATGATGCTGCCACCCGCTGTACAGCTCAATTGGTACCTGGATGTACCAAAGCATGGATAATGTTTACCCGAGTAAAGAGGTAA
- a CDS encoding GDSL-type esterase/lipase family protein, which yields MKKSLFVLLCLSLLTITTFAQKKPNFWDDVQTIKKYDQMYRPPVHPVLFVGSSSIRKWDNCTQIFAKYNALNRGIGGAVINDITYYLNDVVFPYQPKQIVLYVGENDLPNETVTPDTVLNRTIHLFQAIRAKLPTVPIVYISIKPSPSRDKFKEKAIASNALIKKFLAGEANTKFVNIYPLMLTKDGQLRPELFVDDMLHMNAAGYAIWRKAVEPHLLK from the coding sequence ATGAAAAAATCATTGTTTGTTCTGCTTTGCCTCTCTCTCTTAACCATAACTACTTTTGCCCAAAAGAAACCTAATTTTTGGGATGATGTGCAAACCATTAAAAAGTACGATCAGATGTACAGGCCACCTGTTCACCCGGTGTTGTTTGTAGGAAGTTCATCTATCCGCAAATGGGACAACTGTACACAGATTTTCGCGAAATACAATGCTTTAAACCGTGGAATAGGTGGTGCTGTAATTAACGATATTACCTATTATTTAAACGATGTTGTTTTTCCTTACCAACCTAAACAGATTGTATTGTATGTGGGAGAGAACGATTTGCCAAACGAAACGGTTACACCTGATACTGTTTTAAACCGGACCATCCACTTATTCCAGGCCATTAGAGCAAAGCTGCCAACCGTACCTATTGTTTACATCTCGATTAAACCAAGCCCGAGCAGGGATAAATTTAAGGAGAAAGCGATAGCATCTAACGCGTTAATTAAAAAGTTCCTTGCCGGAGAAGCGAATACGAAATTCGTTAATATATATCCGTTGATGTTAACCAAAGATGGACAACTTAGGCCAGAACTTTTTGTAGATGATATGCTGCACATGAATGCTGCGGGTTATGCCATATGGAGGAAAGCGGTTGAACCACATTTGTTGAAATAG